A genomic segment from bacterium encodes:
- the rpsD gene encoding 30S ribosomal protein S4 — protein sequence MARYTGPKHKMCRRLGEKVCDSLKCPVDRRPYGPGQHGQGMRRKLSEYGIQLREKQKVRSIYGVLEKQFRNYFEEANRMKGVTGENLLQLLECRLDNIVFRLGFAPTRRAARQLVRHRHFVVGGHIVDIPSYQLKPHELIRVKDKSRKLDIIHMALKNSDRSSDLPWLRVNKASLEGELLELPKRADIPVPVSEQLIVELYSK from the coding sequence ATGGCAAGATATACAGGTCCGAAACATAAGATGTGCCGCCGTCTCGGCGAAAAAGTTTGCGATTCACTGAAGTGTCCGGTTGACCGCCGTCCGTACGGTCCGGGTCAACACGGCCAGGGCATGCGCCGCAAGCTGTCCGAGTATGGCATCCAATTGCGCGAAAAGCAGAAGGTGCGTTCGATTTACGGCGTGCTGGAAAAGCAGTTCCGCAATTATTTCGAAGAAGCCAACCGCATGAAGGGCGTGACGGGCGAAAACCTGTTGCAGCTTCTGGAATGCCGCTTGGACAATATTGTATTTCGTTTGGGCTTTGCGCCAACGCGTCGCGCTGCGCGGCAGTTGGTTCGTCATCGCCATTTCGTGGTGGGCGGACATATCGTCGATATTCCGTCGTACCAATTGAAACCGCATGAGTTAATCCGCGTGAAGGATAAGTCGCGCAAGCTGGATATTATTCACATGGCGCTTAAGAACTCCGACCGTTCATCAGACTTGCCCTGGCTGCGTGTCAATAAGGCTTCACTGGAGGGCGAACTGCTAGAGTTGCCAAAGCGTGCCGATATACCGGTTCCGGTTTCCGAGCAGTTGATTGTGGAGTTGTACAGCAAGTAG